From Trichoplusia ni isolate ovarian cell line Hi5 chromosome 11, tn1, whole genome shotgun sequence, the proteins below share one genomic window:
- the LOC113499076 gene encoding putative inorganic phosphate cotransporter, translating to MGVEELKKGPMLGVRHLQALMLFFSIVLAFAMRVNVSMAIVAMTDKDDENSFDWSMQTQSVILSSFFWGYVVLQIPSGEAAAKFGGKILMTGCIAINSAVTLLIPIAAYYGGWKALCACRVIQGLSQGCVYPSMHNLIGKWVPLEEKSRLGTMIYGGAQLGTALQLMASGFIAEYWGWPAIFYVNGTLGAIWVVFYVFLGSASPADSKMIGEDEKRYIQTSLGQLGAQRKLKTPWKKIATSLSFISLIIMHCGHNWGFWTLMTEMPSYMKQVLGVDIKSNGVMSALPYLAMYTLSFPFGFLSDYALKKKWVTISTCRKLSNSFGEYGPALALIGLSYVPAGDVTLAVTMLTLVVGLNAGHISGYMLVHIDMAPNFAGTMMGITNCFANIISIIAPLAAGLILQDETDPVQWRTVFYLSSAIYVVSNTFFIIFGTSERQPWNEVPDDDVPEIQNKSEKVV from the exons GCCCGATGCTGGGTGTCCGGCACCTGCAGGCTCTGATGCTGTTTTTCTCCATCGTGCTCGCCTTCGCCATGAGAGTCAACGTCAGCATGGCTATAGTCGCCATGACTGATAAAGACGATGAAAAT TCGTTCGACTGGAGCATGCAAACCCAGAGCGTGATCCTGTCCTCGTTCTTCTGGGGGTACGTGGTGCTGCAGATCCCGAGCGGGGAAGCCGCGGCCAAGTTCGGAGGCAAGATCCTGATGACAGGCTGCATCGCCATCAACTCCGCCGTCACACTGCTCATACCTATCGCAGCGTATTAT GGAGGTTGGAAAGCGTTATGCGCGTGTCGTGTGATCCAGGGCCTGTCTCAAGGCTGTGTGTACCCATCGATGCACAACCTTATTGGCAAATGGGTTCCGTTGGAGGAAAAGAGCCGTCTCGGAACTATGATATATGGAG GCGCCCAGCTAGGGACCGCCCTGCAGCTGATGGCGTCCGGCTTCATAGCGGAGTACTGGGGCTGGCCGGCCATCTTCTACGTCAACGGCACGCTCGGGGCTATTTGGGTCGTCTTCTACGTGTTCCTGGGCTCGGCCTCGCCTGCAGACTCCAAAATGATTGGAGAAGATGAAAAACGATACATCCAGACTTCATTAGGTCAGCTTGGTGCACAAAGG AAATTGAAAACGCCATGGAAGAAGATAGCAACAAGCTTGTCGTTCATTTCTCTGATCATCATGCACTGCGGACATAACTGGGGATTCTGGACTCTCATGACGGAGATGCCCTCATACATGAAGCAAGTTTTAGGCGTTGACATCAAATCG AATGGTGTAATGTCAGCGCTTCCTTACCTGGCGATGTACACTCTGAGCTTCCCGTTCGGTTTCTTGTCAGATTATGCGCTGAAGAAGAAATGGGTTACCATCAGTACATGCAGAAAACTTAGTAACTCTTTTG GTGAGTACGGCCCCGCGCTGGCGCTGATCGGGCTCTCGTACGTGCCGGCCGGTGACGTCACGCTGGCCGTCACCATGCTCACGCTCGTCGTCGGACTCAACGCCGGGCACATCAGCGGGTACATG CTGGTGCATATAGACATGGCCCCTAACTTCGCGGGCACCATGATGGGCATCACCAACTGCTTCGCCAACATCATCTCCATCATCGCCCCTCTTGCTGCTGGACTCATACTGCAGGACGAG ACTGACCCGGTACAATGGCGGACTGTATTCTACTTGTCGTCGGCTATCTACGTCGTCTCCAACACGTTCTTCATCATCTTCGGCACCAGCGAGAGACAGCCCTGGAACGAGGTCCCTGATGATGATGTTCCTG aAATCCAAAATAAGTCTGAAAAAGTCGTCTAG